The region CAGCATTTCTGTTCCATATTGAGATTATGTCTTCCTGAAGTTAAAATGTACATTAGGTATAACGGGCAATGTACACAACTAGTCTACatacagagttaactgaatagagtgtaatctgaagtgctagatttcaatcccatatgagccatgtgagcgttagccctacagatggaaatgggcccacacaaggacagagaaaaactctgaccagggtgggaattgaacccacgaccttcgggttagatctccgccgctctaccgactgagctacaaggtcagacgggagcaggccgtgggaagtgaagatgttaaagtcacggcaatgaacatgtacaagtacaaggaaaggttacgtttatacaaacgatggctattcagttaactctgtttaaaatgtaagtgctacacggccatcgtttgtataaacgtaacctttcctagtCTACATAAAGCTGCAGTTGCTCGACTGTTAagatacaataatattattattacaaaatgtaTTTCATATCTAGTTTAATTTAAATCAAGTAATGATAGGTAATGTTTTTCTGCCACAAAAGTTTTTAATCGTTGTGATCACAATTATAGTTATCGCAGGGCAACAGAAAGAAGGCCAGATCAAGTAGAAGTCATACAGCTGTAGCTAAACTGGACAGCTGAATGGTATATATGAACCTGAAAGCCGATAAAAACGAGATATAAAAATATGTGTACCTGGAATCGGACTGATATTACAGCACCACAAACTTCACTTCCAACCATAAACTGCTCACCAAGCATTGCCAGAATCTGATGTATTTACAAAAACTTGAAATGGTTAGTATAAGAGCTGAACTGCATTTCATGCCCCATTTTTGCACAAATGACTgttcttttcttcaaaacagcTGCTGTCACATTTTCCACTTACAAAAAAGTTAAATAAActtgcaagtggcctattaaatTTTCTCACAAGTGGGTCAGAACAGTCCTTTACTACCCACTGAAAGGCGGCTCAGTTGTTGGGGAGCATCAGGTTACGACGCATATAGGCTTTTCAGGGCCGTGCTGTGAAAACGCAATCAACGAAACGAAAGGACAGAACAACAATtgctaagaatcccaactggccggaggcaaatcAGTTGGATGTTTACAAGTGGCTGGtatttttttacaggtcacaggtcattgtttttaccaatacaggaagtatcctaaacattcataaaagctaaccttaggcccaaaagcttttgtttacgcctaattaggcctaaggttagcttttctgaatgtttaggatactttctataTTGCTAaagcaatgacctgtgacctgtaagaAAATACCAGCCGATTTACAAGTGctgctgagaagttgaaccggggactaccaggatcaaattcaattaGTGGTTAGGAAGGGTCTCGAACCCGGGATCTTCGGATGTCatggcaagtgccctaaccactaggccgcactgcctcctcataaccctgtgggaggTAAAAGCAGCCACATGCTATTCACAAGGAGTATGGCatggagttcccagtgttgtggtctgtcttttgCGGTATAGCTACAGTGTATCTAGGTCAAATCCTAGTAGAGTGTATTCTGATTAAGCAGTATCTAACTGAAGCATTAAAGACAGCCGTTTCTCATGCTATTGAATTCCACTGAGCAAGTCTTTGCTTCCGTATATAACACATCATGACATCTAGGAATCAAAAATTAATAACTATTTATTATGGCTTAATCTCTACAGCTTCCACCACAAACACAATACTGCACTCCAATTTTGCCCAGCCTGTTATTGACTAGTTAACAAAtaaattccatgttgccgtgcgtctgttcagtaataggcCGACTTAGCatcagaacgggaacgtcagtggcgacggcgcgcgcagaaaaaataccaatgagaattcaaaatAGAGTAGACTCCAATCTTTTCTTCTccattctaaattctcattggtagttttgctgcgcgcgacgtcgccactgacgttcccgttctgttgctaaatcagcctaatggatcacagatgacgtcaaaatgtggtaagaacaaaaaagtggcacacgaggcgatagccgagtgtgtcactgttGTTCTtaacacattttgacgtcttctgtgatctgttactgaacagctgatggtgacgtcaatcgtgcgtctgtcctctaatagatcataggcaagaaccaatcaaaatccgtgaatattACTGAacagctgatggtgacgtcaatcgtgcgtctgtcctctaatagatcataggcaagaaccaatcaaaatccgtgaataacttgggttattatataatggGTAATAGAACTGTCTTTATACCAGATTTTCCCAACACCTAGATGCCAGTCCTTTTCTCAGCCTAACAATCCACTTTCCTCCGTGCTTGTTTGCCTCATCCTGGAATAAACAACCAACTTGTTTGACCCACGAAGAGCAGCTAAATAATAGCCTCTTACTAATCGAGCTCAAGGGCCATACTGTGGAATATTAGCCCCAGGTCGTAGCTGTACTGATCAAGCACAGCAAGGTCCACACAAAAACGATCaaaccaatattccccagtatggtcCCGAGCAAATGAGGTTAGGAAGTTGTTCATTATATGGCATTATTTCTTTGGGCGATGGGACACGTCTCTGCTTGGTGAATGTTCATAATCTTTGTCTACAGCGACCTTTGAACGGTAGTCTATTACAATAACATCTAAAACCAAATTCCGCTCGCTATGATAATTAcactgttgtgatgaaaaaaagtagattcccttttttttttgttttgctcaaCTTGAATTCCTCAGGGGAAAAAGAAACTACGGAAACAGAACAATTCAATTGTAATGGTAAATACATTAAACCCCTCCACAGACCACCAGTCAATCCAAGTGCCCATTTAGCCTAAGAATGGCTTGTCACAGCCAGTTACAACATTTACAACATTCCGAGAGATGTTTGTGTTACAACCAAGAGGCCAAACACCAAAACCACAATGACAAAGGTTTACATATGTAGTTAGCCTTATAAACGATTAACGATAAGTTGATTTGCATATAAACCTAGCATGCACAAGTTTGCCACTTAGAACTACAATGTACATCTTCTTGGTGATAACAAACCCCTTTATACAACCTCGTGTGAAATCGCACTGTAATGTAAAACATGGCCGCTAAGTTAGCCGATCATATAACAAgagtactatctgagagatatactGTTATGACAATGGACAACAATCTCTTGATGTAGTCATCTGATCACATCGGGAAAATCTTCTGCACACATATCCAAGTGAGCATGTACATGCAGCCTTAGCTTTCAATGGGAACTTTGGGTTGAAAGCCTTTTTTAAAAGACCAGAGATGTCAACTactggagatctaaaatctggagtttttttttttcccatcatTTCTGAAGATGTTAAATTGCATTCTATGTTTTCATCacagtttgtttattgctttcgATTTGGTTAaacggagatccaatcaaacaggTAATTATGGCGTTGATAACAATTTATAAAGAACTTCGTTTAGTTCTGTCAACGTGTTTGAAACTCACTGATGAAGAAATCATACGAAATGGTAAAACAaggttttaaaatcaaaattcttAAATCTGGGGATGCGATTTGAGTATGTGACGGATTAAAGTGTTTAAAGGTTGAAAGTCGTTTTTATTTGGGAGGTTTGATAACCCGTTCGGGAGACCAAGAGATTCGTTCTGTATCCTGTAAAATCCCGGATAATCCGCGAGAGTTGGCATCAGAAAAAGAGCATTTTTTCCCACTGTATataataagaattattattattattattattattattattattattattattttatgaatagttccgtgagcgggcaagatgaaccaaatcccgcgctgtgattggctacccgagcgggcaagatggagcgggATTTCTCGCTCGGTCcagcaagatcaaagatcattttttggtgttttaagtcatataataaatcctttattgcccaagcttgttcggtcaagatactggatattggcctcgttctgtTTTTgggtgtttatggacctcgacttcatCTCGGTCCATGAacgcgcaaaaaaagaacttggccaatatccagccatcttgacctcacgtgtggtcaataacccatatttacTGAAGCCTCTCACTAGAACTGAGTTCTGAAAGCAACATAATTGTTGAAACCAACCTTCTAAATAAGACTTTTACAACTAGTTTATATACagtattaataatttttttattatagtAACTGGCTCACTGAGTAAATGTAATGAGTAACTGCTTTATCTAGCCCTATCCACTAATTATTACCAGCACTTTACCTCCCACATTGGCTTAATACCATCCTTGAACAGGTGAATATCACTGTGACCAGACAAGTCACCAGGTCTGACCAGGTAACTGTAAAAGGCCCAAAACTGTTCAACCTTTAGAGAAACAAGCAAGCAAGTTCTGTATTGGATAAAAGCTGCAACTGTGAGTAAAAGATGCACTTAGACTGTAATAGGACCCACACCGGCCTTGAATTCCTTGCGCTATCAAATAGTATCAAATGTATGTACAGCCAAACACCAGCCTCTGCGAGGCTAGTGCCTCAACTATATAATTCTGTGACGTCCCTCAgactatacatgtatatgtagcAACACAATTCTGCGATGCTTGCAAGAGAACTTGATACTCGTTGAATAACAATAGTGTGCTTCCTACAAGAACTGAGTATCGAGAATCGAGTCGAGTTTCAATCCTCAACTTGATTCTCAACACTCCATTTGCACATTCAAGAATCGAGTTGAGACTGCAGACTTACTTTTAAccagtactgtacatgtaaagtACGCAAAGGCACTTTTATGAAGTGATCCTGGGGCTTCCAGTATTGGCAGCTAGCTCCAAGATAGAGACTGCACcaatggctggcaaaacctgacaacccagcagGCACAGGCACCTGTCACACTCATTATTAAACAGTTGAAAGTAGAGGGGGGAATGGAGGGAAAACACCGATATAGAAAAACCAAATccgacgcatgcgtaaatgtaacaaaaccactgacaacaattGACCACAGTCGCTCCTAAATGTAGTTGTTAACTCAGTTGAACTGCAATTATCTTCATGCATTAGACAAGTCTCACTCTCATGAGTGAAAGGAACCCGTGAATGTGTCAATAGGGAGTAGGGACCGTACGATAGGACGACGGTAAACCTCTGTGACGGCGAGCGGAAATCAAAATCATAAATGGGTGGTTACCAAGCGTTCTTGGTCTGCCGTCGGCCTTTCtctacaacgtgaaatggcGGGCTCTGACGTTGTGCCGAAAACGtgagtattttttttaagtttttccgCACTTTCCACCAAAATAGGGAGACGTTTACGTAAAAATGGTTTGAAAACCCCTTAAGCTAGGACGTTTCATTGAAAATGTAGAAGTATTTACCTAGTTTACCTTGTAACGTCCACTCTCTTTTACATTTTCGCATTTTTGACTTCGAGCATTGCGTTGAGGTATTCCGTGTAGTGCTGCACTTCGAAATGTAAGCTCTAAAAATTTATGCAATAGTCTTTATCTACTGATTCAATACTTGCTTAAGGTTTTTGTGTAATTTACAAGTGACATCGATTTGAGGTGAAATTAATAAGCTTATTCACGGGTATTTGTTTGCCTGCGTGTTCTCGGAAAGCTCGAGGGCCACCAATGTATTCGTTTATTTTTGTACCGGCAAGAGGAACAGCTAGTATTGAACCGTGTTGTTTGAAGCCTTAATAGATTAACATATTGAAGTCACTTACACTGCTTGTACTTTCAGTTACATTTCAATTTTCAGTGATAGCTCATCATCACGTATACGTTTTGTTTACATGCATGTTTAGAACCCCTATGGAGTGGACGTATGAACACGATGTCATGTTTTGCAAAGAGGTGCGCCTTATGCAGCCTTTTAAGGCAAAAAAAGGCAGTCCCGAAAGAGGACGGATATGGAATTTGATTGCCGAAAGTCTGAATCAAATTGACAAGCCAAAgtttaaagtaaacaaacgtTCAGTAAGGGAAAGATTCAACCTGCTTGCGGAGAAGTACAAGACAAAGATTAGAAACGAAGAGAAAGCATCTGGTATCAGCCCAGAAATCACTGAGCTCGATATGCTACTGGAAGAAATTTTAGCCCTAGAGGAAGAGATGGTGACACAAATCCATGCTCAGGATAAAGTctcagaagaaaaaggaaaagcacAAGCTCAGGAAATGCGAAAGAAAGCTCTTGAAAAACTGGGTGAAACTCAAAAGCGGAAAGCTGATCAAGGAGAGGAGCATGTGCAGCAGAAGAAACACCGAACCAGTGGAAGTGAAACTATAGCTTATCTCAGACAACGGGCTGAggaaaatatgaaaataaaggTGGAGGAGCAACAAGCCCAGCGAGACATGCAGGTGTCattccaacaacaacagcagcaaatgCTACATGCATTTCATAAGCAGAGTGAACAACAACACAATTCGTTACTGGCCCTTTCacagcagcaacagcagcaaAATCAAATGCTTCTTGCACTCATTCAAAAACTTGTTTCTAagtgattatttttttaaaaagtgacttATCGATGTTCAATGTAATGCTTAACATGCATTTCTGTCTTTAGAATTGGGAATTGCATTGCTTTTTAAtgtcttaaaataattattctgaTATCTTAACTTTTAATACTCTTAAATGATCCTTTCATTCGTTTTTTTTATAACCAGTTTCATTGCTGTTTACACTTCTTTGTAGGTTTTAAGTATAGAAGAAGTATAATGCCATATATACAACAGTCTACCATAAAAGTCCAAACAAAAAGTGTATGATATATGCAGTTGTAACATTAAACAAGCCATTTTTGGTTATGCTAATTTATAGCAAACGTTTCCATGTACTGACTGCATGAGGTTTTATGTGAAGTAATCCTTAATTGCTGGTGGATCAATACCGAAGAACTCAGAAGTTGATGAGTGGTACAAACATGTATGTGCATTTCTCAACAGAGAACAAACAATGTACATTTTGCCAACTGGACTAAGCCctattttaagattttttttgaaGTCCAAGAAGGCAAAGTAGTTTGTAATGTCTCCAAAAACCCACTCTACAGCAACCCTGACTTGGCTCATGGACTTATTAAAGTGCTGTTCCAGAGGTGTTAGAGCAGCTCCTTTAAAAGGTCCCTGCAAATGCACCCGTAAAGGATATGCCGGATCGCCGTAAATGCATAGAGGGGTACCATCTGGGGCAAAAGAGTAGCGTGACAGGTCATTAAGTAGGCCAGAATCTGCAAGCAGTCCGCTATCGTGCCGTTTTCCCTCAACAGGACCATACAAGTTTGCTATTAGGCCATTGGGTGCCACAACAGACTGAAATTTTATCGAATGAACCCTTTTGTGGCCATTGTAAAGTGCCCGcttgttttgtcccggtttgcAAAGTGGCCGAACCGTTCCATCGATAAACCCCAACAGGTTTCCAAAGGAGCTCCTTTTGAGTTGATAGACTCTGCAAAATGCATTAGTTCTGCCTGGGATAGCCATGGCTGCGCCAAATTCCTAAGGAGGTGACCGTAATCGTCAAATATGATGTCTGCAATGCGGTTAGAAATCATACTTAATTGGGGTACAGCTCTGCCAAATCTGGGCATCATGTCAACATATCGGCACGGGTAAGAAAAGCGTTTTAACATGATGCATAACGCCTCCACTCCATCCACAACAACCCCATTGTAGCACTTGATAGCATCAGGAATATCCAAAGTTTCTTCCAGCAGATATACATCATTTTTAAGGAATCGAAATTCGGATTTGCATTCATCGTCAGTCATCGAATCCAGGTCAAAAGCGTCATAATTCCAGTAAGGATAACTTGGATTCTTTGACTTATTGACATCGTATAACAGCAAAAATTCTTCTTCGTCGATAACTTCAATCGCGTGAGAAAGAAGCAACGCTTCTCTGGTCTGTCTTAGACTAGCCATGAAAAAACAACTTTGGACTGTTTTTACGGACTATGTTTATGTTTTGACGTCGCCGTCTTGCTTACCTCGTAACAAcccaaatttcgcgccaaaacgGCAACCTCGACCCAGTTCTTCCCGTCTTTCCTCTGCCGTCGCAAAGGTTTGCCGTCATCGTATCGTAAGGTCCctagtttaagaaacgacaacggcaacgacaacgccaaaaagcagtaatattattggttaaaagaaccaaaatgatcgttcTGCATGTGCGGCACgattttttgaacatttctctcccgtactcgtcaaaactactacgtgaaattaccaaatttgaggttttgacgacaacgtggacaaactacagtgaatctttcagtctctctctttacttcaaatccgtccgtaccaatcaaattataggacacttcgcacctattttatactgtaaacaagattgaataatcccgaaatacttagaatagctcaaacgtatattttgaaatgacgttttcgtccctGGCCTGTAGCCGTCGTgctttcttaaactccctaatctcTGGCCAAGTGAGTTCCAGTGGCTCATGtgcgaccaaaaaaaaaaagaagttactGCAGGACAAAGTCATGGTAGCTCTGAGACCCAAACTGGGTgacaaatttacatgtacattgcctCAATACTTACTGATGGTGAATGGGCAAATGCAGAAAATAATCATTATTGGGAATGAAGGTTATTTTTTGAAGAACCACtcaaaaagaagaagagaacTAGTAATATTTGGTCCACTAccatgcaaaagtaagttgacagtcttgaCTTGATCCTCACAAGAGTCGAGGATCGAAAATTGAGTAGAGGATCGAGACTTGATTCACTTGGTGATACATGTAAACTTGATTCTCGATACTCAATTTGCGCAAAAATCACTGAACTGAAACCTTGTCTATTATTCACAC is a window of Montipora capricornis isolate CH-2021 chromosome 13, ASM3666992v2, whole genome shotgun sequence DNA encoding:
- the LOC138029589 gene encoding mRNA export factor GLE1-like yields the protein MAGSDVVPKTTPMEWTYEHDVMFCKEVRLMQPFKAKKGSPERGRIWNLIAESLNQIDKPKFKVNKRSVRERFNLLAEKYKTKIRNEEKASGISPEITELDMLLEEILALEEEMVTQIHAQDKVSEEKGKAQAQEMRKKALEKLGETQKRKADQGEEHVQQKKHRTSGSETIAYLRQRAEENMKIKVEEQQAQRDMQVSFQQQQQQMLHAFHKQSEQQHNSLLALSQQQQQQNQMLLALIQKLVSK